One Pectobacterium polaris DNA window includes the following coding sequences:
- the gpt gene encoding xanthine phosphoribosyltransferase — MSEKYVVTWDMLQIHARKLAQRLLPADQWKGIIAVSRGGLVPGALLARELGIRHVDTVCISSYDHDNQREMKVIKRAEGDGEGFIVVDDLVDTGGTAKAIRDMYPKAHFVTIFAKPAGQPLVDDYVIDIPQDTWIEQPWDMGVVFVPPLSGR; from the coding sequence ATGAGCGAAAAGTACGTCGTAACCTGGGATATGTTGCAAATTCATGCCCGTAAACTGGCACAGCGTTTACTGCCTGCCGATCAATGGAAAGGCATCATTGCTGTTAGTCGTGGTGGTCTGGTTCCTGGCGCGCTGTTAGCGCGTGAGCTGGGCATTCGTCACGTTGATACCGTTTGCATCTCCAGTTATGACCATGACAACCAACGCGAAATGAAAGTCATCAAGCGTGCCGAGGGAGATGGCGAAGGATTCATCGTAGTTGACGATCTGGTTGATACTGGCGGTACGGCGAAGGCGATTCGTGATATGTACCCGAAAGCGCACTTTGTGACCATTTTCGCCAAACCTGCTGGTCAACCGCTGGTCGATGACTACGTGATTGATATTCCACAGGATACCTGGATTGAACAGCCGTGGGATATGGGCGTGGTGTTTGTTCCGCCTTTGTCTGGCCGTTAA